A region from the Medicago truncatula cultivar Jemalong A17 chromosome 6, MtrunA17r5.0-ANR, whole genome shotgun sequence genome encodes:
- the LOC112422870 gene encoding protein FAR1-RELATED SEQUENCE 1-like yields MEIFLVHDNSKVNRNLREVVYNLSDHNANCSCKMFQAEGIPCRHILCVVKGKNLNEKPSKYILNRWTKFANKKLVFDIGDIVYEKAGQGGLVSNVWDKLFRCVEKAGQDKEKLLIVLNGAVIMEKELDEFEGSSKQTKTNDLETYIRTNIPEKVEILPPQFAKTKGSGKRIKSGKEKVVEQQQKRTRLCKACGEYAHHDSRNCPNK; encoded by the coding sequence ATGGAAATATTTCTGGTGCATGATAATAGTAAGGTCAATCGTAATCTTCGAGAAGTAGTGTACAATTTGTCTGATCACAATGCAAACTGCTCCTGCAAAATGTTCCAGGCTGAAGGAATACCTTGTAGACACATACTTTGTGTTGTAAAGGgaaaaaatttgaatgaaaaaccaAGTAAGTACATATTGAATAGGTGGACTAAGTTTGCAAATAAAAAACTTGTGTTTGACATAGGTGATATTGTCTATGAAAAGGCTGGGCAAGGTGGACTCGTTTCAAATGTCTGGGATAAGTTATTTAGGTGTGTGGAGAAGGCTGGGCAAGATAAAGAAAAGCTGCTTATTGTGTTAAATGGGGCTGTTATAATGGAAAAAGAGTTGGATGAGTTTGAAGGGAGTTCTAAGCAAACCAAGACAAATGATTTGGAAACTTACATCAGAACAAATATTCCTGAGAAAGTAGAAATTCTTCCACCACAGTTTGCAAAGACTAAAGGCAGTGGTAAAAGAATCAAAAGTGGCAAAGAGAAGGTTGtcgaacaacaacaaaaaagaacgAGACTTTGCAAGGCATGTGGTGAATATGCGCATCATGACAGCCGCAATTGTCCTAACAAATAA